The segment ATAACAATCCATTGGTAATCAATTGCTTCCGTTGTCCAAAGAAAATAGGCCTACCTACACTTCAAACACTACAATTTTCGCTACAATGGATCCAGTCGGTGTGTCAAGTTGTCAAAATCCAGTTGGTTTGATCCAATCATCCAGGATGTTTCAAGCCTTGCGAAATAGCAAATGGATttcgtttttattttttgaatctttcttTTGTGTTTTCTGATGCAGGCATGGAGTGAAGCAGCGGCTGAACTGTTGGGCCGACGGAGTGCCGATGATTACCCAATTGCCCATCTTGCCGAACCACAATTTTACCTACCGGTTCGACGTTGCTGGGCAGGAAGGCACCCTGTGGTGGCATGCTCACGTCTCCTGCCTCCGGGCAACCCTGCACGgcgccttgatcatccggccGAGAGATGGGGCCGGCTCATATCCGTTTCCTAAGCCTCATAGGGAGATCCCAATCGTCATAGGTTTGTGATTTATTCAACATTTGATCGTCTAAGATATGAGAACATAGCAAAATTAACATGCTTCCTGCATTTCATCAAATGCCTGAAATCTTCGAGAGATTTTAGACGCACGTTTGAACACGTTGCCGCCAGATTAGGGGAGGAGTTTTTTTGGGGTGGCATGGTTCGGGATGCCAGATTTAGAGGGAGGCTGAGGGCGACGACCGGATCGGCGGTGGATTGACGGTGCAGTGAGGCGACGGAGGCGGCGTCGGTGCCGTGGGCGGCAGGTGGGCGGGGTCGGCGGCGGGGAACCGCAGCGGCGGGCGATGGGCCGGAGACGGCTGGAGGCGAGTGGGGCGGGAGAGCACTACAGCCGGGGCGGGGCGGGCAGGCAAAGAACCGTCGGGAGGATGAATCAGCGGCTAGAGGAGGACGAAAGAAGCACACCGTCCAATCTTCATCCGATGGTTGATATTGATAAAGAAAAAAGCAGGTGTTTGATAAATAGCATCACCGCAAAACTAAACGCCAATTTCTAATTAGGTCCGGAAAAATGTCCTGTTCCTGTGGGAAGAATTGAACTGTTTTTGACTTTGGCATGGTTGCACAATTAGCTAGCAGATGTGCAATGTTTTCGCACCAGGTTCTGAGCTGAACTGTTGTTACTGTGGATGATTTTGATGATGGCAGGGGAATGGTGGGCGAAGGACCTTGCACAGGTGGCCAGGAACATGTCGCATAATTTGTTTGCAGATTACTCCAGTGCATCCACAATCAATGGCAAGCTTGGAGATCTCTTCAACTGCTCTGGTAATCAAATTATCGGATGTATGTCCATGCATGTCGGAACGATACCTTCTTTTTCACTGAATAAATTGCTTCAATTGATCGATCTCTGAAGGCGCCGTGGAAGATGGCTACGTGCTGGACGTGGAGCCCGGCAAGACCTACCTGCTACGAGTAATCAACGCTGCGCTATTCTCCGAGTACTACCTCAAGATAGCCAGGCACAAGTTCACGGTAGTCGCCGCCGATGCCAACTACGTCACCCCCTACACCACGGACGTCATTGCGATCGCGCCTGGCGAGACGGTCGACGCCCTGCTGGTCGCCGATGCGCCCCCTGGCAGGTACTACATGGTCGCCCTGCCCAACCAGGCACCATTGCCTGACACCCAAACCCCGGAGTACAGCACGAGAGGGATGGTGCAGTACAGCAACGACCACAACTCCGGCAATGGCGCAGCAGCTTTGCGCTCAAGCCGCagtgccgaagaagaagaagaagatggaggtCCATCCGGTGATGTGCCAGTAGCGCCTGAGATGCCTGACAAGCACGACACAATTACATCATTCTACTTCCACAGCAACCTGACCAGCCTGCGCCACCGACGGCGCTCGCAGGTGCCGGCGCGAGTCGACGAGAGCTTCTTCATCACACTCGGCCTGGGCTCCATCTGCCGTCGTGGTTATCCGGCATGCAAGAGGAGCGGGAACAACGAGTCCTTGCTCGTGGCAACCATGAACAACGTTTCCTTCCAGCTCCCCGCGGTGACGACTCCACTGCTAGAAGCTCACTACTACCACACCAACGCCGAGGACACGCTACAAGTACTTCCTGCCAAGCCGCCGAGGGTGTTCAACTTCACCGACCGCACCTTGATCGCGTTTGGACCCAAGGAGGGTCATCTAGAGCCGACGTCCAAGGTGACAATGGCGCGGCGGTTCCGGCATGGCacggtggtggaggtggtgttTCAGAGCACGGGGCTCATGCAGGGTGACTCCAACCCGATGCACCTACACGGGCACGACATGTTCGTGCTCGCGCAGGGGCTAGGTAACTACGACGCGGCCAAGGATGTGGCTAGGTACAACCTGGTGAATCCCCTGGTCAAGAACACCGTGCTCGTCCCGAATCTTGGGTGGCTCGCCCTCCGATTTGTTGCCGACAATCCAGATGCGTACAAGTTTTTACTGTCACTTGCATTTGTTTGGAAAGCTATACAAATCATAACAAAATGTCGTCTTCCCCTCAAGTCTCAATTTTACATGGTTTTATTTTATGACACTCCAATCGAACCATATCAAAAACTTTTTTTAAAGAAACTTATTTCATGTTTATTTGcttacaaataattttttaagttttcaCCTCTTCCGTACTTTTCCTTATATGCACCCCTATTTGTCAGTTATCGTTTGGCTGTTGAAGTAGCACCCCCGAGATCTAATACTTTGTCTTATACGTTTGTACAGGGGTATGGTTCATGCATTGTCACTATGAATTCCATTTGTCCATGGGCATGGCGGCAGTTTTCGTGGTAGAGGATGGGCCAACATTGGACACATCCCTCCCTCCACCGCCTGTGGATTTTCCGACATGTGGCCATGACAATAATCAGCTGCACAATGAATTCTACCTCGCGACTGAGAAAACTGAAGTGTTAGGCATAAACGAAGTCTAAAAGAAATTCGACCGATAGTTTTTCAAATAAGCCAAATAAACTTATGAATCATGAACTTGTTCTTTGAAATAAAATGCACCCATTCAGTAGGGTGTTGTGCAAGGACGACCTGATATGCGGACAAATAAACTTGTGTAAGGGAGAATTGTATCCATGATTTTGTATTGGATGTAATATAGGCAGACTGCAACCTTGCTTTTGCATAAATAAATCTCTGCCACTTACCCTAAAAAACCTTATGTTCGTTTCGAGATATTTTAAGCATTAAAACAGATACATCTACGTGGTACTCGTTTCTTTGGGGCAGATGTGAATTGTGATGTTGCTTTGTGTGCTAGTGCCTTCTGTTCAACAAACAGGTGGGCCCATGACCAGGAAGTCATGGTCCAGCCTGTAATAAGCATGTATCAGTTTTGATATACATCTTGCAATTCATGTATGTGATTTATATTTTTTACCCTCTctgtcagtgaatcaggaaccagggatcttcgaatctcgaggccaggctagcaatccgccacgtggcgccctcccgcagggatcatctccgcgaggtaaaaaagactaagttcTGGGAGCGGACGCTCAGGGCCACGattagtggtccccgagtacctgggttccccgatgatctgtgaagaccaagtgaccgggaagagagtgcatggggtcatgaacagtggcccccgagcacccaagtcccccgacgaccagaaaagccgagtaccgggaagggtgtgctcggggctgcgagcagtggcctccgagcacctgagtaccccgaggacccaaggaaggtagttccgggagagagtgctcagtgctgcgaacagcggctcccgagcactcggttccccgaggatccgagcagtcgattccgggagagagtgctcggggtcgtgaacagtggcccccgagcactcggttcctcgagaaccaagagagggtgttttcgggagagagtgctcggagaggtgaacagtgaccctcgagcactcggttccccgacggcccaagaagtccttcgtcagtggcccccacaggggtccagcgatgagatGTCAGCCTGTGAACaggcccgatgccgtatttaagatagcgcgtggcctgtcacctccaactgctcctgccacgctcggtgtcagtccctgccatatactggcagaagggcgtggggacatttaatgcacgggtcccatcccgcgtcatccggtgcgcctcgggatagcattgTGAGGCCCGAGATATTCCGTTTGCCGCcttgctgtggcaggcgaacaagatcaggcgggcatgccgggccgctctgcggttGCCCGTTGGGCcccctccacggcgcccgttgccagcgccatcatgacgaccgaagaccgggcagggggcgcgttttcaacccccgtcacttagCGTTGGCGAGCCCATGATGACtgtctttccatttatggcgccttgaaactcgtgccctcccttacagggcacgctaccgccggcgggtatttaaggaaGCCGGCGGGCAGGGAGACAACGAGGAGAAgaacgctcgaactctcagataGCTTTTCGGATACACATGCTCAGAGcccgaagaacatcttcgtacaagcatagaaatTGAGACCatcgaagaataaggagcccgaagctctaggatagacaaacattcttataaccagcacattcctgagagacattctcagggcatttatagcatccacataggagtagggtattacgctcaatgcggtccgaacctgtctaaaatccttccagtgcatttacttcactctgcattagatcattctaccccacctgccatcacaTTTATATCAATTTATTCCTCCAgtaaacatattcagaatcatccctccggccgaatctcaaaaaggagtccctcaggatccctgcgataggagttcaccttCCGACACTCTCTATTTCACTAAATTTGTTTGCATCCCACCATTGGCACTAGCCAAGGAAgtatcactactacataaatgatTTTTCTAAAGGATAAATTACAGGGGATTTTTGGAACCAATTGTAGTAGTTTAGTACCATAGTTCAGACCAATTAAAACTGGCTATTTAGCCAAGAACTAACTGTAATAATAATCTATTACATTCGGTTTTTAGTAAGAATCAACTATAATCCATTACAATCAATTCATGTCATAAATTGAATGTAGTAATCCGACAATCCATTTTTAGTGTGGCAAGATAAGTACCTTATTTCCATTAGCTTGATTTCATATATTATATTAAATCTAGATTGGGTGATTAGATGTGATTTTGAGATGCTCATTTATGAAAGTAGCTATATGTATCTCGTCGAATTTTTGACTTAGAGATAGTTTAGATCTAATTGGTGCACGATTCAGTATACAAACAATGTTGGTTcgtatataaaaaataaaataaactctATGCAGGATGCAATTGTGCCAATGCTTTGTAATTGTCTTACTCTATTTACTGAACTCTTAACTTGTTAGACCACTACCCAATTGTTGTATCTCAAAGGTGTTAAAAACATCCAAAGAGGTGTTTCATTGTAGAAATAACAAAGACATAAATCAATCATATCATAATTAATGTATATCTATAAAGAACAACAATAttatagacatatatatatatatatatatatatatatattaaaaaacaacATAATAAATTGCTTCAATATCATAACACCCAATCTAGCCAAATTCCTCTGGTTTATAAGGCCACACCTAATGCTTGGCTTATTTCTTAAACATTAAATGATCATGTCACCTAGAATTTTGGTTATGCGGCAATTAATTAAAGAAGAAAGAGATAGAGTTAGTTTCTTCGTGAAAAAAATAAGCTGGACACAATATCCAACATAAGAAACAAGCTAAGAAATATATTGTGGTATTCaatgtcaatcttcatatgttaTATGAAAcaaaagcaaataaataagtacaataaaaaaatagatttggaCATACATTTAAGATGTGGAAGATATTTTGTATTGaggaaataatttttatattaatatCTATATGGGATGAAAGGAGATAGACATTACTCCATCCGTTTCGCAATATTTGTTCATGTTCTCGGGAATATCTGTCTCAAATTTTTTATCTATTGTGGTAATCAAGGATGCTTTAT is part of the Phragmites australis chromosome 12, lpPhrAust1.1, whole genome shotgun sequence genome and harbors:
- the LOC133887563 gene encoding laccase-15-like; this translates as MKRWSLPAAAPAVAAIVFLLSTTAIRLAAAAAVEHTFVVSKMNMTHLCKETLVSVVNGQLPGPAIEVTEGDSVTVHVVNKSPDNITIHWHGVKQRLNCWADGVPMITQLPILPNHNFTYRFDVAGQEGTLWWHAHVSCLRATLHGALIIRPRDGAGSYPFPKPHREIPIVIGEWWAKDLAQVARNMSHNLFADYSSASTINGKLGDLFNCSGAVEDGYVLDVEPGKTYLLRVINAALFSEYYLKIARHKFTVVAADANYVTPYTTDVIAIAPGETVDALLVADAPPGRYYMVALPNQAPLPDTQTPEYSTRGMVQYSNDHNSGNGAAALRSSRSAEEEEEDGGPSGDVPVAPEMPDKHDTITSFYFHSNLTSLRHRRRSQVPARVDESFFITLGLGSICRRGYPACKRSGNNESLLVATMNNVSFQLPAVTTPLLEAHYYHTNAEDTLQVLPAKPPRVFNFTDRTLIAFGPKEGHLEPTSKVTMARRFRHGTVVEVVFQSTGLMQGDSNPMHLHGHDMFVLAQGLGNYDAAKDVARYNLVNPLVKNTVLVPNLGWLALRFVADNPGVWFMHCHYEFHLSMGMAAVFVVEDGPTLDTSLPPPPVDFPTCGHDNNQLHNEFYLATEKTEVLGINEV